Within Deltaproteobacteria bacterium, the genomic segment GCGGTGACGGTCCCCCCGGTGGCGTGGAAGGCCGGCTTGAGCTTCGCGAGGCCCTCGAGGGTCGTGTCGGGGCGCGGCCCCTCGTCCTCGGTCACGCGGACCTCCCGGGTGCCGCCCTCCTCGTAGACCCGCGTCTGGACCTCGACGATCTCGTCCGTGAACCTCCCCGCCCGCTGGGCGGCTACGGCGCGCTGGTGGCTCGCGAGGGCGAACTCGTCCTGCGCCTGTCGGGTCACGCCGTAGCGCGAGGCCACGTTCTCGGCCGTGTTCCCCATGCTGACGAAGGCCTCGGGGTAGCGGTCGAAGAGCTCAGGGTTGGCCGTGGGCTTCTGCCCGGCCATGCCGATGAGGCTCATGGACTCCACCCCGCCGGCCACCGCCACGTCGGTCCCTCCGAGGGCGATGCGCCCCCCGGCCACCGCCAGCGCCTGTAGCCCCGAGGAGCAGAAGCGATTGACCGTCAGCGCCGGGACCTCGTGGGGGAGGCCCGCCACGAACGACGCGATGCGCGCGACGTTCATCCCTTGCTCGCCCTCGGGGAAGGCGCACCCGAGGACCACGTCTCCGACCTCGGCCGGGTCCAGCCCCTCGGCCCTCCGGAGCGCCTCCTTGATGACCACCCCCGCGAGGGAGTCCGGCCGGGTGTCCCTCAGGTTGCCGCGGTGGGCGCGCCCGATGGGTGCCCGCGTTATCGATACGATCGCGATCTCGCGCATGCTCGTCTCCTCTGCCGCGCCCCGTCAGTTCCGGAGGGGCTTGCCGTGCTGCAGCATGTGCTGCATGCGCTCCTGGCTCTTCTTCTCGCCGCAGAGGGAGAGGAAGGCCTCGCGCTCGAGGTCCAGGATCTGCTGCTGCGAGACCTTCACGCGCGGGCTCGTCTCCCCGCCGCAAAGGACCCAGCCCAGCTTGGAGGCCATGAGGTATTCGTGGTCGGTGATCTGCTTGCCTTGGCGCATGTTGTCAGCGAACCAGCGAATGGTCGCCGCGCCGCTCGGGCCGGGGAGCCTGAGCTTTAGCGGGCGCGGCCGCCTGTAGCCGGCGCGCGCCAGCCCGAGCACGGTCTGCTTCGCGTCGTGGAGGAGGAGGTCCCGGTTCAGCGTCACGCCGTCCGTCGGACGCAGCAGGCCGAGGCGCCGCGCCTCCTCGGCGCCGACGGAGACCTTGGCCATGCCGATCACCTCGAAGGCGCGCCGCACGAAGGGCATGACGTCGAACCCCGGGTCGTCGGGCACGTTCGCGAGGCACCGTTCGAGCATGGCGAGCGTGCCGCCGCCGCCGGGGATGAGCCCCACGCCGAACTCGACGAGTCCCATGTAGAGCTCGGCGTGAGCGCGCACCGCGTCGGCGCCCATCACCATCTCCGCGCCGCCGCCCAGGGCCAGGCCGGCCGGAGCGGCCACCACCGGGACGTCCGAGTAGCGCAGCCGCAGCGTCGCGTGCTGGAAGGAGGAGATCATCTTTTCCAGCTCGCCCCAG encodes:
- a CDS encoding thiolase family protein; this encodes MREIAIVSITRAPIGRAHRGNLRDTRPDSLAGVVIKEALRRAEGLDPAEVGDVVLGCAFPEGEQGMNVARIASFVAGLPHEVPALTVNRFCSSGLQALAVAGGRIALGGTDVAVAGGVESMSLIGMAGQKPTANPELFDRYPEAFVSMGNTAENVASRYGVTRQAQDEFALASHQRAVAAQRAGRFTDEIVEVQTRVYEEGGTREVRVTEDEGPRPDTTLEGLAKLKPAFHATGGTVTAGSSSQLSDGAAAAVLMTRARAEELGLAPLGIFRHFVVVGVPPEVMGIGPVPAIRKLCQVSGVSLDEIDCFELNEAFAAQAIYCVRELGLDPAKVNPNGGAIALGHPLGATGAILTAKLLYELARTKGRYGVVSMCIGGGMGAAGLFERA